The following proteins are encoded in a genomic region of Gimesia algae:
- a CDS encoding DUF1559 domain-containing protein, translating to MNPPIQTKRGFTLIELLVVIAIIAILIALLLPAVQQAREAARRSTCKNNMKQIGLALHNYHETYSTFPVGALPGNRPNWRYGLLPSIDQAPLFNQLNVSGHWASGCNSSSSYGQQATNTNLIIVGIKIPVFQCPSSPLDPNNPSGSMCNYDRLQCHDYVGISGATPDPAGRSNVCSTAANYGVYCNNGLLVPGKNYRFRDVTDGTSNTIIVAEQSGSVSGNDWRTNYHGGWRGWSSTGDVVSRTGAHHVAGVTTVAFSINAKSGQAGGNTVPRSSSAYSGNTIINSYHTGGIHTLLADGGVRFVSENLDFLTLKQLCVRDDGQVIGEF from the coding sequence ATGAACCCGCCAATCCAAACAAAACGAGGATTTACTTTAATTGAACTGCTGGTCGTCATCGCCATTATTGCAATTCTAATCGCTCTGTTACTTCCTGCAGTTCAACAGGCCCGGGAAGCGGCAAGACGGAGCACCTGTAAAAATAATATGAAGCAGATCGGCCTCGCATTACATAACTACCATGAAACCTATAGTACGTTTCCCGTTGGTGCCCTGCCCGGAAATCGTCCCAACTGGCGCTACGGTTTACTCCCCAGCATCGACCAGGCGCCCCTTTTCAATCAATTGAATGTTTCTGGGCACTGGGCTTCCGGCTGTAATTCGTCGAGCTCATACGGTCAACAGGCAACTAACACAAATTTGATTATCGTGGGAATCAAGATCCCTGTCTTTCAGTGTCCTTCCAGTCCGCTGGATCCTAACAATCCTTCAGGCAGCATGTGCAATTACGATCGACTGCAATGCCATGATTATGTCGGCATCAGCGGTGCGACTCCTGACCCCGCCGGTCGCTCCAACGTCTGCTCTACGGCGGCTAACTATGGCGTGTATTGCAATAACGGATTACTGGTCCCCGGCAAGAACTACCGTTTCCGCGATGTGACAGACGGAACATCGAACACAATTATCGTTGCGGAACAATCTGGAAGTGTTTCCGGAAATGACTGGCGTACTAACTATCACGGCGGTTGGCGCGGCTGGTCCTCCACGGGTGATGTTGTGAGTCGAACCGGCGCGCATCACGTCGCAGGTGTGACCACGGTTGCCTTTTCCATCAACGCGAAATCAGGTCAGGCCGGCGGCAACACCGTTCCCCGCTCAAGTAGTGCCTACTCCGGGAATACCATTATCAATTCTTATCACACCGGTGGAATCCATACGTTGCTGGCAGATGGGGGCGTCCGCTTTGTTTCCGAGAATCTTGATTTTCTGACGTTGAAACAACTTTGTGTACGTGATGATGGACAGGTCATCGGAGAATTCTAG
- a CDS encoding PQQ-binding-like beta-propeller repeat protein — protein sequence MVGTRELLAFVLCFSFVSQQAFCDDWPQWGGPQHDLVWRETGIVKTLPTSGVLPRVWSTPIGEGYAGPAVAEVNSRWCVFVTDRIFKQRVSFERVLCLDAESGKIIWKYEYPVEYSVSYPAGPRSTPVINDGRVYTVGAQGHLLCLDAKNGKVLWGKNFVSEYGTQLPTWGMVAAPLVEGDQLITLVGGQKNSLVVSFDKKTGKELWRSLEDAAVGYAPPVIFEFGGQRELIVWHPTAVSAINPENGKLIWEVPYGVRYGLSIATPRKVGNRLFVASFYNGPRMIEVSPDGNQAKIVWSGKSDNEINTDGLHPIMMTPVFNGKNIYGVGSYGQLRGLDASNGKRLWETEQATGKGRWWNAFIIPHEDRYFLHNEQGDLIIANLTPAGYEELSRAKLIEPTRRVQRRMTIWSHPAFAMKSVFARNDKEIIRVDLSAK from the coding sequence ATGGTCGGCACACGAGAATTGCTCGCGTTCGTACTCTGTTTCAGCTTCGTATCGCAGCAGGCTTTCTGTGACGACTGGCCTCAATGGGGAGGACCGCAGCACGATCTGGTCTGGCGGGAAACAGGAATTGTGAAAACTCTGCCCACGTCCGGCGTGCTGCCCCGTGTCTGGTCGACGCCCATCGGAGAGGGTTACGCGGGACCTGCTGTCGCAGAAGTGAATTCGCGCTGGTGCGTATTTGTAACGGATCGCATTTTCAAACAACGGGTCAGCTTTGAACGAGTTTTATGTCTCGACGCAGAGTCCGGTAAAATCATCTGGAAATATGAGTACCCCGTCGAGTACTCGGTCAGCTATCCTGCCGGGCCCCGTTCGACGCCTGTCATCAACGATGGTCGTGTTTATACCGTCGGTGCGCAGGGACACCTGCTCTGCCTGGATGCAAAGAACGGGAAGGTACTCTGGGGCAAGAATTTTGTATCCGAGTATGGAACGCAACTCCCCACCTGGGGCATGGTCGCTGCACCGCTGGTGGAAGGCGACCAGTTGATTACACTGGTCGGAGGACAGAAGAATTCACTCGTAGTCAGTTTTGACAAGAAAACCGGGAAAGAGCTGTGGCGTTCGCTGGAAGATGCAGCCGTGGGATATGCGCCCCCTGTCATCTTTGAATTTGGCGGTCAGCGGGAACTGATCGTCTGGCATCCGACGGCGGTTTCGGCGATCAACCCCGAGAATGGAAAACTGATCTGGGAGGTCCCGTATGGCGTGCGCTACGGTTTGAGTATCGCCACGCCTCGCAAGGTGGGAAATCGGTTATTTGTCGCCAGCTTTTATAATGGCCCGCGGATGATTGAAGTCTCGCCGGATGGCAATCAGGCAAAAATTGTCTGGTCGGGCAAGAGTGACAATGAAATCAATACCGATGGGCTACACCCGATTATGATGACCCCCGTCTTCAACGGGAAGAATATTTATGGTGTCGGCAGTTACGGACAGTTGAGAGGCCTGGATGCAAGTAACGGAAAACGACTGTGGGAAACGGAACAGGCCACAGGCAAAGGCCGCTGGTGGAATGCGTTTATCATCCCCCATGAAGACCGCTATTTTCTGCACAATGAACAAGGCGATCTGATTATCGCGAATCTGACTCCCGCGGGTTACGAAGAACTGAGCCGGGCGAAACTGATCGAACCAACGCGGCGGGTCCAGCGGCGGATGACGATCTGGTCGCATCCTGCGTTCGCCATGAAAAGCGTTTTCGCCCGTAACGACAAAGAAATCATCCGCGTCGATTTGTCTGCGAAATAA
- a CDS encoding Ldh family oxidoreductase: MSSDHFAPPQDRSQEVQIPLEPLKELLVKLFVRMGMFEVEAEIAADRLIEADLRGIHSHGSRTAERYLDSMDMGDIDPRAQILTLKETPAIAVLDGSKSMGHVAATRAMELAIKKAGEVGTGTVVVKNSHHFGAAAVYVLMAVRAGMIGYCTTNTGRATVAAHGSTQGATANNAIAWGVPTREGAPFVLDMACAKTSWGKLDTQTMYGLPVPPGYALDSEGKETTDSSAVKTLLPAAGPRGYGLAMVSSILTGALAGGKLPINKTKPPEIEGSEHFFYVIDLKQFVEEDQFHNELDSAIKCIHQLSTVNENEPVRLPGESEWEQTQRSLGEGLLVHRDHANQLKELAERIRFDVPW; this comes from the coding sequence ATGTCGTCGGATCATTTTGCACCGCCTCAGGATCGATCCCAGGAAGTTCAGATTCCTCTGGAACCACTGAAGGAACTGCTGGTCAAACTGTTTGTTCGGATGGGTATGTTTGAGGTCGAAGCAGAAATTGCTGCCGACCGTTTGATTGAAGCCGATCTGCGCGGCATTCACTCTCATGGCAGTCGCACGGCTGAACGCTATCTCGATTCGATGGACATGGGTGACATCGACCCCCGGGCTCAGATTCTGACACTCAAAGAAACGCCGGCCATCGCGGTGCTGGACGGCAGCAAATCGATGGGACACGTCGCAGCAACCCGGGCCATGGAACTGGCGATTAAAAAAGCGGGAGAAGTCGGAACCGGAACCGTCGTAGTTAAGAACAGCCATCATTTTGGCGCTGCTGCCGTGTATGTCCTGATGGCTGTGAGAGCAGGTATGATTGGTTACTGCACCACCAACACGGGGAGAGCGACGGTGGCCGCCCATGGGAGTACGCAGGGTGCTACCGCCAATAATGCGATTGCCTGGGGTGTGCCGACACGCGAAGGTGCCCCGTTTGTACTGGATATGGCGTGCGCGAAAACATCCTGGGGGAAACTGGATACACAGACCATGTATGGTCTGCCGGTTCCACCCGGATATGCTCTCGACAGTGAAGGCAAAGAAACAACGGATTCATCTGCAGTAAAAACCTTGCTGCCCGCAGCAGGTCCGCGTGGCTATGGACTGGCAATGGTCAGTTCGATTCTGACAGGTGCCCTGGCAGGCGGTAAGCTGCCGATCAATAAAACTAAACCACCGGAAATCGAAGGTTCGGAACATTTCTTTTATGTGATCGATCTGAAACAGTTTGTCGAAGAAGACCAGTTTCATAATGAACTTGATTCCGCGATCAAATGCATTCACCAGTTAAGTACAGTCAACGAAAACGAACCGGTCCGCTTACCGGGAGAGAGTGAGTGGGAGCAGACCCAGCGTTCATTAGGTGAAGGGCTGCTGGTACACCGTGATCATGCGAACCAGTTAAAAGAGCTGGCTGAGCGAATTCGTTTTGATGTCCCCTGGTAA
- a CDS encoding thioredoxin family protein — translation MMSASRQIFFLLAVFACCLFLNESPLCAGKYNPVLTVGDKAPTWEKLPATDGKSYSSASFQDKDVLVIAFTCNSCPYAVDYEGRLNQLAQKYSAKDSPVAVIAVNVNLVPADSLEKMKEQSTEKKFVFPYLFDQSQKIGQEFGATRTPEFFVLNKERKIVYMGAMDDATDASKVKQDYVSEAIAAALNGKQPETTETIAIGCNVRYKRIRRKK, via the coding sequence ATGATGTCTGCTTCACGACAGATATTTTTTCTGCTGGCTGTCTTTGCCTGCTGTTTGTTCTTAAATGAGTCCCCACTTTGCGCCGGTAAATATAATCCCGTGCTGACCGTGGGAGACAAAGCACCGACGTGGGAGAAGCTGCCGGCGACGGATGGCAAGTCGTACTCGAGTGCATCGTTTCAGGATAAAGACGTACTGGTAATCGCCTTCACCTGTAACAGCTGCCCTTATGCGGTTGATTATGAAGGCCGCTTGAACCAACTGGCGCAAAAGTATTCTGCCAAAGATTCCCCCGTGGCTGTGATCGCCGTAAATGTGAATCTGGTGCCCGCAGACAGTCTGGAAAAAATGAAAGAACAGTCGACGGAAAAGAAATTTGTGTTTCCGTATCTGTTTGATCAGAGCCAGAAGATAGGGCAGGAGTTTGGCGCAACGCGAACCCCGGAATTTTTTGTCTTAAATAAAGAACGAAAGATTGTGTATATGGGCGCCATGGACGATGCGACCGACGCCAGTAAAGTCAAACAGGACTACGTTTCGGAGGCGATCGCAGCGGCATTAAACGGGAAACAGCCAGAAACGACAGAAACCATTGCGATCGGCTGTAATGTTCGTTACAAACGCATTCGCAGAAAAAAATAA
- a CDS encoding helix-turn-helix domain-containing protein: protein MVTKTTEQLAGSDEDYGYKFGCDGLLSIKKAASILGIHANTVRRCCEDGRLRGGKFPVADGGETGNGKRVVCARSVLNLIERAKD, encoded by the coding sequence ATGGTGACAAAAACAACAGAGCAGCTGGCCGGGTCTGATGAAGACTATGGGTACAAGTTCGGCTGTGACGGTCTTCTAAGCATCAAGAAAGCAGCATCGATACTCGGCATTCATGCTAATACCGTGAGGCGATGTTGCGAAGACGGTCGATTGAGAGGCGGCAAGTTTCCAGTTGCCGATGGCGGCGAAACAGGCAACGGAAAACGGGTTGTCTGTGCCCGTTCAGTCCTGAATTTAATTGAGAGAGCAAAGGATTAA
- a CDS encoding DNA-methyltransferase has translation MNQIYIQDCISGMQELEAESIDLAFADPPFNIGYEYDQYEDRLESEQYLDWCKLWLSEVVRLLKPDGTFWLAIGDEYAAELKVMMQRELGLTCRSWVIWYYTFGVNCKNKFSRSHAHLFYMVKDSKQFTFNADDPAIRIPSARQLVYGDKRANPKGRLPDDTWILRPQDIPESFQGEEDTWYFPRINGTFKERQGWHGCQMPEQLLGRIIRACSHPDEVVLDPFSGSGTTLAVAKKLQRQFVGFELSEEYGARARQRLAEIEPGQPLDGAENPLVSAPATKNGKRLEDRQGKTATSKRATPRKNTQT, from the coding sequence ATGAACCAGATATATATTCAGGATTGCATCTCAGGCATGCAGGAACTGGAAGCGGAGTCGATTGATCTGGCATTTGCAGATCCGCCATTCAATATCGGTTACGAATACGATCAGTATGAAGACCGGCTCGAGAGTGAGCAGTATCTGGACTGGTGTAAGCTCTGGCTGTCGGAAGTGGTGCGGCTGTTGAAACCGGATGGCACTTTCTGGCTGGCGATTGGAGATGAATATGCAGCTGAGTTGAAAGTCATGATGCAGCGTGAACTGGGCCTGACGTGTCGCAGCTGGGTCATCTGGTATTATACGTTTGGTGTGAACTGCAAAAATAAATTCAGTCGCTCTCACGCGCACCTGTTTTATATGGTAAAAGATTCGAAGCAGTTTACCTTCAATGCCGACGACCCGGCGATTCGCATTCCTTCTGCACGTCAGCTGGTGTATGGCGATAAACGCGCGAATCCCAAAGGCCGCCTGCCCGATGATACCTGGATTTTAAGGCCGCAGGACATTCCCGAAAGTTTCCAGGGGGAGGAAGATACTTGGTACTTCCCGCGGATCAATGGCACGTTCAAAGAGCGTCAGGGCTGGCATGGCTGTCAGATGCCCGAACAACTGCTGGGTCGCATCATTCGTGCCTGCTCTCATCCGGACGAAGTCGTACTGGATCCTTTTTCAGGGAGCGGCACAACGCTGGCGGTTGCGAAGAAACTGCAGCGGCAGTTTGTGGGCTTCGAACTTTCGGAGGAATACGGAGCGCGCGCCCGACAACGACTGGCTGAGATCGAACCCGGACAGCCTCTGGATGGCGCGGAGAATCCCCTGGTCAGTGCGCCTGCGACTAAAAACGGAAAGCGTCTGGAAGATCGCCAGGGGAAAACAGCCACATCCAAACGCGCAACACCCCGTAAAAACACTCAGACCTGA